One part of the Haliotis asinina isolate JCU_RB_2024 chromosome 2, JCU_Hal_asi_v2, whole genome shotgun sequence genome encodes these proteins:
- the LOC137272977 gene encoding uncharacterized protein translates to MKLQRVLLVVFYLVYSTVNGDLLEFDGSGDIISSSRSTKTKGIELGPASFQHIRARDKTVKRTMRVLLPGMIRSFLDTNLPDFIQRHMADSLEARAAKDVELQTKVQRLERMMIRLKSRLANFGNRVRLMERHLEDHLQNHVSTLPPRSTQSSKTAGIDGSGELQVLEPGDIVLLETVRNQTEPNDASVGEQGLQKTSTGSKTKSDPKSCIYKAKSAKKHGVRILAVSAKDSRFIIFGKNDEQKLPLQTSHVRSVVYDPATETIIWSNYSSRDPGIFSSDLQKPAKSTRLSRLSSEGMAIDVCRRLVFFTTSTPRYTISKMTTRGKHLREVKHMKKYGPYMYSVAVDPDAKMIYTCHYSFLVKTSYDGRRQEELVKDSSSIFAVSLDPTNHALYYSAWGGIKRLQLDKVQSETVVEIRTSPRNVVYNQNRLYFDNSRFIKVFGIKSDRVKTLGNLADSTVSICLM, encoded by the exons ATGAAGCTTCAGCGAGTGTTGCTCGTTGTGTTCTACCTCGTGTATTCTACGGTTAATGGGGACTTGTTGGAATTTGATGGATCCGGCGACATCATTTCCTCCTCAAGGTCAACCAAGACCAAAGGCATTGAGTTGGGCCCAGCCTCGTTCCAGCATATCAGGGCTCGGGACAAAACTGTCAAACGAACAATGAGAGTCCTTCTTCCAGGGATGATCAGATCATTTCTGGATACTAATCTTCCGGATTTTATCCAGAGGCATATGGCCGATTCTTTGGAGGCCAGGGCCGCCAAAGATGTTGAACTACAGACCAAAGTTCAGAGACTGGAAAGAATGATGATCCGTCTGAAGTCTCGACTCGCTAACTTCGGTAACCGCGTGAGACTGATGGAGCGCCACCTAGAGGATCATCTGcaaaatcacgtttccacgTTACCGCCAAGGTCCACACAGTCGTCTAAAACAGCGGGGATAGACGGTTCAGGGGAACTGCAGGTATTGGAACCAGGAGACATTGTCCTTCTTGAAACTGTTCGAAATCAAACTGAGCCAAATGACGCTTCTGTTGGAGAACAAGGACTTCAGAAAACAAGCACAGGAAGCAAGACC AAAAGCGACCCGAAAAGTTGCATATACAAAGCAAAGTCGGCAAAGAAACACGGAGTAAGAATTCTGGCTGTGAGTGCCAAAGATTCACGATTCATCATCTTTGGCAAGAACGATGAGCAGAAATTGCCACTGCAAACCAGCCATGTCCGCTCCGTGGTTTATGACCCCGCTACGGAGACCATAATATGGTCCAACTACAGCTCCAGGGATCCTGGGATATTCTCCAGCGATCTCCAGAAGCCTGCCAAATCCACCAGGCTGTCTCGCTTGTCCTCCGAAGGGATGGCCATCGATGTCTGCAGACGATTGGTGTTTTTCACGACCTCCACGCCACGCTACACCATCAGTAAGATGACGACTCGAGGGAAACATCTTCGAGAAGTAAAACATATGAAGAAGTATGGCCCGTACATGTATTCAGTGGCAGTTGATCCTGATGCTAAAATGATATATACGTGCCACTACTCTTTCCTTGTAAAGACCAGCTATGACGGaagacgacaggaggaactcgTAAAGGACAGCAGCTCTATCTTTGCCGTATCGCTGGATCCAACAAACCATGCTCTGTATTACAGTGCATGGGGCGGGATTAAACGACTGCAGTTGGATAAAGTTCAGTCTGAAACCGTGGTGGAAATTCGCACATCTCCCCGTAATGTTGTGTACAACCAGAACAGATTGTATTTTGATAACAGCAGGTTTATTAAAGTATTCGGCATCAAAAGCGACCGTGTGAAGACTCTTGGAAACCTTGCTGATTCAACCGTGTCCATCTGTCTTATGTAA